A part of Paenibacillus donghaensis genomic DNA contains:
- a CDS encoding N-acetylmuramoyl-L-alanine amidase family protein: protein MLKKILLCRIIPAASPWRRLLRCLLPGLAAAGWLLSAGYAQGAGVPPSTGAVPAERQHLLGHDQRMILIDAGHGGIDGGTSYGSILEKDITLGISRKLFLMLRSDGFGAILNRLGDYAPSDDNRWLRSSSRHMRDLAQRKELAETIQAAVVVSIHINWAPSPAKHGPLVLYRQEGRSFLLAQSLQEQLNRLYQTDALTRPGKPFYLLNKITAPTVIVEAGFISSPVDRAQLCSSKGQQRIAEAIADGIIAYLMEV, encoded by the coding sequence TTGTTGAAAAAGATCTTGCTCTGCCGGATTATACCGGCTGCTTCACCCTGGCGCAGACTTCTGCGTTGCCTTCTGCCCGGATTGGCCGCAGCCGGCTGGCTGCTGTCAGCGGGTTATGCCCAGGGGGCGGGCGTTCCGCCCAGTACCGGCGCAGTCCCGGCGGAACGGCAGCATCTGCTGGGGCATGACCAGCGGATGATTCTGATCGACGCCGGACATGGCGGGATTGACGGCGGTACCTCCTATGGCTCCATTCTGGAGAAGGATATTACGCTGGGGATCTCGCGCAAGCTGTTCCTGATGCTGCGCAGTGACGGCTTCGGCGCCATTCTGAACCGGCTTGGCGACTATGCGCCCAGCGACGACAACCGCTGGCTGCGCAGCTCCTCCCGCCATATGCGGGATTTGGCCCAGCGCAAGGAGCTGGCCGAGACGATTCAGGCAGCGGTGGTGGTTAGTATCCACATCAACTGGGCGCCTTCACCTGCGAAGCACGGTCCCCTGGTGCTCTACCGACAGGAAGGCCGCAGCTTTCTACTGGCCCAGTCGCTGCAAGAACAGCTGAACCGTCTTTATCAGACGGACGCCTTGACCAGACCAGGCAAGCCGTTCTATCTGCTCAACAAAATAACCGCCCCAACAGTAATTGTCGAGGCGGGTTTCATCAGCAGCCCAGTCGACCGGGCCCAGCTGTGCAGCTCGAAGGGCCAGCAGCGGATTGCCGAGGCGATAGCCGATGGCATCATCGCATATCTTATGGAAGTGTAG
- a CDS encoding glycerol dehydrogenase: MVQVIYSPSRYIQGGGELHKLGNYCKQLGAKQAYAIVDPFILSGHREAIAASFAECSIPLELTAMQGECSRVQAEAMIAAVELDHVDIILGIGGGKTMDMAKAVSEFAVLPVIVVPTAASTDAACSALSVLYTEAGDFDRYLPLTRSPAAVIADTSLIAKAPPRLLAAGMGDALSTFYEARACHASGALTSAGGTGSIAALALARACRDTLFLYGEAALSDVRAGVCSLAVEHIVEANIYLSGIGFESGGLAAAHAVHNGLSVLEECRGKLHGEKVAFATIVQLVLERAAEEEIAEAILFCRSLGLPVTLQELGLEGISVDKLRLAAAASCAEDSPMGNMPFRVEPEDVLAAIIAADKRGMETAGSS, translated from the coding sequence ATGGTGCAGGTAATTTATTCACCGTCCAGATATATTCAGGGCGGCGGAGAGCTTCACAAGCTGGGCAATTATTGTAAGCAGCTGGGGGCGAAGCAGGCGTATGCGATTGTAGATCCATTTATTCTGTCAGGCCATAGGGAGGCTATTGCCGCCAGCTTCGCCGAATGTTCAATTCCGCTGGAGCTGACAGCAATGCAGGGAGAGTGCAGCCGGGTTCAGGCCGAAGCCATGATTGCTGCTGTGGAGCTGGATCACGTAGATATCATTCTAGGTATCGGCGGCGGCAAAACAATGGATATGGCCAAGGCCGTCAGCGAATTTGCGGTGCTGCCGGTTATAGTTGTACCGACGGCTGCATCCACGGATGCGGCCTGCAGCGCTTTGTCCGTTCTGTACACCGAGGCAGGAGATTTCGACCGCTACCTTCCTCTGACCCGCAGTCCGGCTGCCGTCATTGCTGACACTTCGCTCATCGCCAAGGCGCCGCCCCGGCTGCTTGCCGCAGGGATGGGGGATGCGTTGTCTACCTTTTACGAGGCCAGAGCTTGTCACGCGTCCGGCGCACTCACTTCAGCAGGTGGTACCGGGTCCATTGCCGCATTAGCCCTTGCCCGCGCGTGCCGTGATACCTTGTTCCTGTACGGTGAAGCGGCGCTGAGTGATGTACGTGCTGGCGTATGTTCTCTGGCCGTGGAGCATATTGTTGAAGCGAATATTTACCTAAGCGGCATCGGTTTCGAGAGCGGAGGACTGGCGGCGGCGCACGCTGTTCACAACGGCTTATCGGTGCTGGAAGAATGCCGTGGGAAGCTGCACGGGGAGAAGGTGGCTTTCGCCACCATCGTCCAGCTTGTGCTAGAGCGGGCAGCGGAGGAGGAGATCGCCGAAGCTATCCTATTCTGCCGCAGCTTAGGGCTTCCGGTTACATTGCAGGAGCTGGGGCTTGAGGGCATCAGTGTCGACAAGCTGCGGCTGGCAGCGGCAGCCAGCTGCGCTGAGGATAGCCCGATGGGCAACATGCCGTTTCGGGTGGAGCCGGAGGATGTGCTGGCTGCCATTATAGCGGCGGACAAGCGGGGCATGGAGACAGCAGGCTCATCGTAA
- a CDS encoding divergent polysaccharide deacetylase family protein → MLHSCSRMKRDSLLALIALLIVTVPGGSSAAARSAAVPAASGHHAAEGIQGQTDSRVKDSRTRRVALIIDDFGNGMKGTDEMFDLPVKITVAIMPFLSTTEQDARRAHERGFDVLLHLPMEPRHGKPQWLGPGAVLANMSDAEIRQRVQAALDNVPYAIGINNHMGSKVTGDKRIMGIVLAVCKERGLFFVDSRTNYRSVAGTMAEASGLPRVENDIFLDDVHTTQHVLKQMLLVGEHAQKHRYCVTIGHVGIQGKVTAAGIRGGIAELKDQVEFIGISELVKAEWNWSAGPTLP, encoded by the coding sequence ATGCTGCACAGCTGCTCGAGAATGAAACGTGACAGTTTGTTGGCTCTGATTGCCCTGCTGATCGTTACAGTGCCTGGCGGTTCTTCCGCTGCCGCCCGATCTGCGGCTGTCCCTGCCGCCAGCGGACATCACGCCGCCGAAGGCATTCAAGGCCAAACAGATTCGCGGGTTAAAGACAGCAGAACCCGCCGTGTGGCCCTGATCATTGATGATTTCGGCAACGGGATGAAAGGGACGGACGAGATGTTTGATCTGCCGGTGAAGATTACGGTTGCAATCATGCCATTCCTGTCCACGACGGAGCAGGATGCGCGCCGTGCACATGAACGCGGCTTCGATGTACTGCTTCATCTGCCGATGGAGCCGCGTCACGGCAAGCCGCAATGGTTGGGGCCGGGAGCGGTGCTGGCGAACATGAGCGATGCCGAAATCCGCCAGCGGGTGCAAGCCGCGCTGGATAATGTCCCTTATGCGATTGGCATCAACAATCATATGGGCTCCAAGGTGACAGGGGACAAACGGATCATGGGTATCGTACTGGCGGTGTGCAAGGAGCGGGGACTTTTTTTTGTGGACAGCCGCACCAATTACCGTTCCGTCGCCGGGACCATGGCGGAAGCAAGCGGACTGCCGCGTGTGGAGAATGATATCTTTCTGGATGATGTCCACACCACCCAGCATGTGCTTAAGCAGATGCTTCTGGTCGGCGAGCATGCCCAGAAGCACAGGTATTGCGTTACCATCGGCCATGTAGGCATCCAAGGCAAAGTAACCGCCGCAGGCATCCGCGGCGGCATTGCAGAACTGAAGGACCAAGTTGAATTCATCGGTATCTCGGAACTGGTCAAGGCGGAGTGGAACTGGAGCGCCGGTCCTACACTTCCATAA